The sequence below is a genomic window from Lysobacter stagni.
CACGATTGCGAAGCACGCCAGGATGCCCATGCCGGCGAGAGCGAGCGGCAAGCCGAAAGCGGCTGTGTCGCCCCATCCCATTGCGCCGATCGCGTCGAAGGTTCGGAAGCACGCATCGAACCCGAGAACGACAATGCCGGAGGCCGACAATTCACCTAGCCCGGTGACAGCCGCGCCGCTCTGGATGAAGTACCCGATGAACTGCAAAAGCAGCTGCGGGCCATGAGTGACCACCATCATGAAGAATCCGAGCTTTAGGATCTCCATCGCAAAGCGCGTTACGAGCGTGGTGAGATTGCCGTCACCGTTCATCATCTGCTTGATGAAGAACATAGCGATGCTAATGAACGCTAACAGGCCAAAAAGCCGGTACGCGAAGGGCTCAAGCACCGCCTGCATCGCCTTTGCCTGCTGCATGTAGAACGTGGCGATGTCATCGAACATTCCCATACTCGGCGCGATCTGTTGCGCAGATGCCGCGGCTGAGAAGAGCAGGACGGCCACGGCGAGGCTGCCGGCGAGAATCGCCATTCGCGCGCGCCCTTGCTGCGCCCGCGTGTGGTGAACGGGCTTAGCGGACTTCATCGGAGATGTCCTTGTTGTCCTTGGCCTTCGCCTCGCCGTTGAGAATGTCGATGCCCTTGGGCTTCAACCCTTCGCGCGGATCGTGGTAGCGAGTGGCTTCGCGGATGCTTCCGTGCACGTCGACCCCTGAGGCGGCCGGCCTGGGCGATGCCAGGTCTGCCTTGTTAGCTGACTGTGGATCGGACGAGCACCCTGAAAGACCTAAGGCTACGGAAAGGGCTAAACAGAAAGGTGCTAGGTGTCGATGGGATCGGGTCAGGAACGAGCAGAGGGAAGTTAAGACCAGCATGATGATCACGCTGGTGGTGAGCACGCTAAAGTAGGTGCCGCAACTGATGAGGAGAATGCCGACTACACATAGGGTGATGCCGACTCCTCGCTCGGCGCGCGGTGGTAGGCCGCGCCGGTCGGCGGCATTGCGAGCAACGTGGAATGCAGCGTCTACGACGCTGAAATCGCGGGACAAGTAGCGCATGGTTGGCCTCGGAAATGAGATGCCGCACCGCACACGGTGCGGCTACAGGTCTAGATCCGGGCTCGCTTCTCCAAACTTGGACGCCATCTGTGCGCCCATCACGCGATGGAATTGCTCCTATCGCGGGCAGACCGTGGTCGCTCCAAGCGCCATATCTCGGCCGTGTATCTCACTCGCCAGGTACAGCCTCTCGCACCTAGCTCGCTAAGGCATAAGGGCTTCCGAGCCCCGGACCTTAAATCTTGGAATTTGAAGCGTGGTCGAACAGATGCGAGCTGCGCGATAGGCGCAACGCTCGGTACCGCGGAGTAACGTGAAGTTGTGGTATTAGGCGGCGACCTCCATGATCTGGCGCGACCATTCGCGGAATCGGTTGTGCTCATCCAGCATGCCGAGCATCAGGCCTTCTGCCAACTGATCCAGAGTGCCCTTCTCTCCATCTACCTGGTCGACGTACTGGCGGTACCGCTCCAGCAGGACGACTGTATCCGGGTCAGTAATGCTAATGACTAACGCCATCGGTCCCTCCTATTAGCTTATCGGTCGCTTGGCGCCAGCCTTGATCAGCAGCTCCTCAATGATCGCGCTTGGCCCTTTGCCAGTGCGTTCCTGCAGAGCCGCCAAAGCTTGCGCACCGTCTATGCGCAAGGCGATTTGGACGATCCGTCCACCACCGTTTTTGATGCCGGTTCGACGTCGCTCGGCGGCTTTGGCGCGCGCCTCGGGGCGACTCATTCCATTCTCCTTGCGCTGGCTTGATCGTATAGCATGCTATACCACGCGGGCAACTTGATATTCTCGGCGTATGTCCGTCATGCAGTCTCGAATTGAGGCTCGGCGCGAAGCTCTCTCCCTCGAAGAGGCGCGGTACGCGCAGCCAAGCAAGAAGCAAAGCATCGTAGGGATGGCCATTTTCTGGCGATTCGTCAAAAGTCTGAGCCTCGTGAGAAGGGTCTCGTTGGGGAGCCGTTCGACGATTCGTCAAGCCAGCGGCGGGTATGGCGGTGAGTTTTTTGACGATTCGTCAAAAAAGGCAGGGCTGCCCCGCCGGCTCGCCGGGAGAGTGCTGTCGAGCATGGCCGCCTGGGACGGCGCTGCATGCCTCTCTTTCTTGTCACCGCGTCAGAATCTGCCGTCTGGGGGCGTAGGAGTAGTGGCGCGTGCCGCGGTAGGCTTGGCTAGACAGACTCAGGAGATGCAGCTTGGAACTCGAAGCCGATCCAAACCTCGCTCAATCCAATGCACGAGCCAGTTTCGACCGGCTTGCTTCGGAGCTGCCTGCTACAGTCCAAGAGCGAGAGAATCAATTGCCCGACGAAGTGGCAAGACAGCCTGGTAGTGCTATACGCAAGCTACGACAGCTCTACCGGGCCCTTGGGGAGATCCTGGAAGCTGTCTCCCTTACGTAGCATGTCGAGCCGGCTGCACCAGTTGCTGTCATTACGCGGTCCACGTGTTTCCGATCGAGGCAGAGCTCATCGAGAAGCGAACTGGGCACAAGCGGCTCTCTACGCCTGGGCCCACGGAGGATTTTCATGGGCGCCCCTGCCCATTCTTGATCCAAGGCCGTTGCGGGATCTATGAGGATAGGCCCATGAGTTGCCGTCGACATCTTGCGTTGACGAAGTCAGCCTACTGGTGTGAACCAACTCGTGCAGGACAGATACAACTTCCCATGGCGCGATTTAGCGCGGCCGACGAAGCGTTTGAGGCGATAGTCCGCCTGGACGGAAGGAAAGGCGCAATCGACATTAGACAAGCCTTCGGCACATCCCCACGGATGTGATGTGAGCTGCTCGCTGATTTGAATAGGGGCCCTTTTTTGACTTTTCGTCAAAAAAGTCGGCGCCCGCTAAGGCGTCACACGGACTCACTCAAGCCTCGGTCCCCGCATCGACGTCCAGCTCGTTCTGCAATTCCGACCACAGGCCCTCTCCACCCTGCAGGTTGGAAACGACTCGCTTGAGGAACTTTCGATAACGGTCGGTAGCGGATGCGGCGGCTACATCGACAGCCTCATCAGGGAGGGGCGGGGTGTGGAGTAGGTACGATTCCGCCAGGGTGTTGATGAACGCCATCGTCAGGTGAACGTCATTTCGGACGATCCGAACGTCCTTCATGACTCGGGTCATTGATCCGACGAGCCGCCTCTCCAACGCGGCCATTTCGTCGAGCTGGCGCTCCCTGTCCAGGTGCTCTCGAAGCGCATCACGCATGACAGTGCTGAACGTATGCCCGCGAGAGCGGGCAAGGGCTTCTGCTTGTGCTTCGAGTTCGGGAGGAAGCCGTAGGGCGCGGGGTGCTTTGCTCATGTATTACTCCGTAATACGCTCCAGATGCTTGTGTATTACGCGCTAGGGCCTCATAGAACGGGCCTCACAGCTCGCTCAAACGACCTACAGTAATACACCCTTTATGTTCCACTATTAGAGGAGTGTGGTCTTTGCTGTGGGTAGTGCTGGGTAGACCAAAGGTCTATCTGAGAAGCGGTGTCTGTTGGCTTGCTGGTCTCGGTGCGCTGTTTTTTGACTTTTCGTCAAAAACGGGTTTTCGGACTCACGAAGGCGATCGTATGAGGGAGTCGGCCTTTTTGACATTTAGTCAAAAAGGCGAACCCGACCGCGGCTCCCGCTCGAGAAATGACGTCATCAACTGGAACGCCCTAGTGGTCGGAAGCGACTTGACGATTCGTCAATTTTCTCGGGGCGACTAGGTCTGCTGAGGTGACAATTGCCCTCCATAAGCTCTACCGGGGTCCGCAAGCAGGGCGGCGCGCGAGCCTTTTGACGATTCGTCAAAAGTCAGGAGCTTTCGCAGGAGCTACTCGGCGAGAAGAACTTCGCAAACAGTTGGCCCGTAGAACTTGCTGAATGCCCGGGGTCTGGTCAGGGGTAGAATGGGTCGTTCTCGTGAGGCCTCCTGCTCCGATGCCGCTGACTCCCGATCAGGCCTTGGCCTATGCACAAGCCTCGCAGCGCATCGACGGACTGCGTATGTCAACGTACGCGGTTGCAGTGGCAAGGAGGATGCTTTCCGGCGAAATCACCTATGAGGAAGCGCGCGCGCTACTCATCGCTGACGCTAGGTCGAAAGCATTGGCTAGCGCGAGGCCTGGCGGCTCGCATAGCTGATCAGTGGCAGGACCGGGCGATGTGCTTGGGTTTAGGTTAGCGATTAAGTTCCGCGGCGGCCTCGTCCACCCTCGCGCGGCGCCGCGCAAGCTCTTCGGGTGTCTTGGCTCGCGCCAATTTGCGAGATAGCTCCTGTCGCGCCATGGCTTCTGCCGCTTCCTGAGCGCGCGTGTGGCGCCTTCGAGCTACCTGCAGCGCTCGCTTAGGAGCCAACTCGCCTCGCCTCGCGAGGCCAACAACGGCCTTAGTCCACCTACGAACGTCCTTGGGCGGGTTTCCTTGATCGAATGCGCCCTGCATCTCGTCGAGAACGAGCTGTTGGAGCTCCGGGCTTAGGCACTCAATCAACGACCGAACCACAACTGCGTCCTTCTTCATAAGCGGGCTGGGCCACACAAGCCCGTCGGCGCCGATGGGTTTCGTTGATGGTTCATTTGACGGGTCAAATGACGGTTCGGGTGACAACTGCGACACCCCTGGGGCGTCGTTGATGTCACCGCTGGGGCGACGTGAGTGACGCCCCAGGGGTGACGTGGGAGTCGGGGGTGTCAGATTGTCACCCCTGACGCCAGTGTCACCCCTGTCGCCGGTGTCACCCCTACGTAGCGCGTTGACGTTGATCCGGTACCTTCGCGATGACCTGCCTCCATTTTCGTTGCCGACTACGTCGATCCAACGTGCGGCTACGAGCGTTTGCATGACGCGCTGACTTTGTCGTTCAGATAGACAAGCCCGCCGAGCGATGCTGCTGACGCTCGGGAAGCAAAGCCCCTCATCATTTGCCCAGTCGCAAAGCGCTAGCAGGACAAGCTTGTTCGTCGGCTGCATGTCCAGATCCCAGGACAGAGTCATTAGCTTGATGCTCATGCCTCAACGCTCCCTAGACTTTCGCTGCATTCTGTCCGCTTTTGTTGGGCGGCCACGGCGACGTGTGGGCGTGGTGGTTTTGGCCACATGCATGGTCTGGACGGTGCGGGCGACCACATGCTCTGCGAGCCACTGGGTCACATCCTCCTCGCGCCACAGGAGGCGTTTGGTGCCTGGAAGCCGGCACATCGGCGGGAGCGAATGCGGGCTGCGGCAAGCGTCGCTTCGAATAGACGCGACGGACTTATGAATGCGTTTAGCTAAATCCTCAACGCGGAGCAGTGCGCGTGCTTGAGGGGCATCGGTAGTAGCGGCGACTCGGACGTCGCGGGATAGTTTGCGCATGGTGGCCTCGGAAATGAGATGCCTCGCCGCACTGAGTGCGGTTTAGCGGGTCAGATTTCCGGACTCGTCCCTCTACGTCGCGACACCATCTGAGTGTCGAAACCGCAGGGCAATTCAATCGCCGCTGCAGGTAGGCCGTGGACGCTCCTAGCGCCATACTCGGCCGAGTTTCTGGCTCTATCAGGTGCAGTCCGCCGCACCTGGGAGCTGGGGAATAAGGGCTTCCAAGCCCAGGACCACCAATGATCTAGAGAGAGCGTGTTCTGAACAGATGCAGGCGGTACGCGCGAGGGCCCTTGCCTGGATGCAACCATGCGAGAGGAGACGTTAGTAGCTCCGCCTCCTGATTCGCATTGCGGTGCAGATTGATGCGTAGAATCAGCATTGTCAAGCGAGGTGCGGACGCCACATAAGTTGGGCGTCGCCAGTGAGTATGGACAGGGGAAAACATGGATCTGATTGCGCGACCTATGCCGCTGAACCTGGTGGCCGAGCTGCCTGCTGATGCGTCGGTTAAGAAGCTAGCCAACTTTCACATCAAGCATCTTCCGGATTGTGAGCGAGTGAGGGCGGCGATTGCCTATGCGTCTCGCGACAACATGCAGCTATTGGACAGTTGCATGGGTCAGAGCAAGGCATTGGAGTTCTTCGGTCGTTACGATGGGTCATGTCCAATCGATCCGATGATCCTGGACTGGTTCCTTAAGAGGAACTCGCCAAATTTCCAGTATTTCGCGGTCCCGAAGTGGTTGCATGCCAAGGTTATCTGGTACGTCGGGGCAGGGGCTTACATTGGCTCAGCCAACATGACGGACCGCGCGTGGATCAAGAACTTCGAGGCAGGCTTGTTCCTTACGCATGAGGAGCTGGATCACTTTGGTCTTCTCGAGGAGCTTGTGGCCTTCTTTGATGGTCTTCGTGCCGTAGCTAAGCCTCTGACAGATGAAATGTGCAAGGCGCAGTGGGCGCTATTCAAGCAGCGTGAGCAATTGGAGAGGCAGCTGAGCAGGGTGGCTGAGGCGTTCGACACGACGGACTCATTCGTCAATGGCGCCCAGGACCCGATTCCCGCAGTAGTGGCGCGGACTGAAGCTACGCGGTATGCGCGCTTTGCTAGCGAATGGGAGGAGACGCTCCAGCACATGCGCGGTTTAGCAGCGCAGGTAGTAGCGAACAGGCCGGATTGGATTGATAGCAACGTGCCTGGCGGTGTGCAGGCTGATCAGTTCTTACATGCTTATTACTACCAGACCGTGCGCGGAGAGCAAGTCAAGGATTCGTACAAAGTCTTCCACGACCGGAATCGGAAGAACCCTCAGGCAGCGCTCCAGTCTGCCCTGGATGATTGGAGGATAGGGGCGTTCGATTTCGAGTGGGAGGACCGCACCATCAGGGAGTGGGCTCCGACGATACGCGCTGCGTTTGCCAAGGACAGAATTCGAGGTCTTACTGAGTCTCAATGGGTGGAGGCCGCCACGCGGGTGCACGCTCTCCGCGACCATGGCGTCAAAATGTCCAACCGCTTGCTCGGATTGCCGGAAGTTCAGCAAGACGAAGATACGAAGCACGAGGCTTTCGCACGCTGGCTATGGATACAAAGAGGAGCGGGCGGAAGTTCAATTCTGGATCTACTGTATTTCGTGATCTGGGGCGACGGAAATCTAACGCAGCGCCTATGGGATGGTATCCACAGCGCTGCGTGGAGGATTCCACATATTGGTGTCAGTATTCTTGGTGAGATTGTGGGCTGGGCCAATCCCGACATGTATCCGCCACGCAATCAGCGCTCGAGCAAGGCCCTTCGTGCGCTTGGATACGATGTCAATGTCAGTCTCTGAATGTTGTGAGTGCATGCGTTGCTGCCAGGACGCCCACGTGAATGAAAAATGGAGCCTAAAGTGACTGTTCGGGATTCCGTAGCCGACTACTATCACCATGACGCGATGCACTTCATTCAGCGCTATGAGAGTCTGCGGCCCGAGGACTTCAACAAGGCCGGAAGGGTCAAGAATTTTGTTGACGTGATCATGGCCGCCGAGTGTGCTCTCAAGGCACATATTTTTAGAGGGCCGAGCGTTGCCGGTCCCTTAGAGCTATACCGAGAAGTTAGAGGTCTGGGCCACGCAATCGCTGGGCTGGCAAATCGCGCTGATTTCCTTGAGGATCGAAGAGCCTATGAGGCTATCAAGGCTAGGCTAAGTGGCCTCTCCGTGTTCCTTCGATATTCGCTCGATATGTGGGAGCTGTATTTTCCGCTGGTCGAGCAGGAGGGGCGGGGAGGTCCTGAGCAGTATGACGCTACGGTCGGGTCGAGTCGCTGGCGTGCCGAAGCTGTCGACGAGGTCAAGGTGCTGATAAGGGCGTTGGACCGAGGTGCTCGAGTTGTGGAGATGGATATTGGAGAGATTCTGGAGCACGGGGCCGAGATGGCGGAATTTGTTCGTCAAGCGAGGGTGGGGCGCTAACGATAGAGCCCGCTACCCTTGCTGCTGCGGGTTGAGCCAGTCCTTAGTTAGTCCAAGTATGTCTCCAATCGTAGGGCCGTCGCTCCATACAAGCTGCCCATCGATGCCATATGCATGCGCAAACTCGCGCAGGCCCAGCGGTGCCACATTCGCTGCGAACGGGTTGAAGTAGAGCGTTCCCGTTTGTTCGGTGAGCGTGTATGGCGAAAGGCGGTCAAAGATCCAGGCCCCAGACACGCGTGTGAACTCAGGACCATTTGCTCCGACCCACGCGCCGTTTGGTTTCCTTCTTAGTTGGCCGTCATCGTTAGGGGCATTGACTTGGAAGACGATGACCTCGTCCCCAAAGAGTGCCTCAACCTCGTCGTCACGACGCAGTCCGTACCCGTCGTGATTGACCGCGATGACAAAGGGTTGGTCGAGGCGCCCATACTTGGTTCCCTTGAAGCGGATCGCATCACGCACGGGAGTCTTCGGGCTTATCCATCCCGCACCGCCGGAATGGATCCCGAGCAGTCTTTCAGATTTTCCTCGCCGCTCAGGCCTAATCGGGATGGCGCTGACTTCGATCTCAAGTTCCTCATGGCGCCAAGTCATCGTTGGCTGATCGCCAAAGCCATGCTCCTTTACGTCCTTGTCAACGGCATCAGGATCAAGGCCATCCAGCCAGCGAAGAACGCACTGCAAGAACTTTTTCCTACTCGGCTGCGTCTTTGGATGCCCCCTTGTTTTTACACCGACAAGAAAGTTTCGATGAGCGTGAGTGCTCAGTACATCCAATGTTTGCTCAGTGAGCTTGTCGCCGGACATGTCCTCGTTTGTCTCCGAAGGATTGATCGCCTCTAGATAGAATTTGCTCCCATCGGGCGTTGTCACGAGGAAGTCGGGGCGAGCACTGCTCCCGTTGGGCAGCGTTGGATGGGGCTCAAGTTCGTATCCCCGGCGACGGAGAGTCGCATGGAGGATCAGTTCGAACTCCGCGGACTTATAGGCTGCGTCATCGCCCGAGCGAAAACGCGAAACGAGATCTGACTGCTCGCTGGCGGGGTACTCCCCTGCAAGCTGTTCGAGTAGACATCTGACGGCGGCGATCTCAGGTCGCGCACTGCGATTCATGAAGCCAAACTCAGTTTCCCGGCTTAGTTTTGGACCTGCGTCCGTTCGTTCGATGTCCGAGAAGATCATTGCTGCGTTTCCAGTAGTAGACCGCACTCAATGCCTTGTATGGTCCGCCCACCTGGGGAGCGGTCGCCGGCGAGCCGCCGGCAGCAACCAGTGATCAGGTCGTGCCAACCTCAATGTTTCCGGCGTGATTTGCTATTGCGAGAGCTCTCAGCCGACCCACCGCAACCATATGTTTGTTGTCGCGGGCGGAGAAGCGTGCTGCGGCTTTGACTGGCGCATAGGGTCCGTAATAGATCTCCTCCCAAGAGCCATCATGTTTGACGCCGAGAACGAGCAGGAAATCTGCTTCGCCTCGAAATCCAATCTGGCTTGATGCGTAGTTCGTCTTGATTTGGACGGAGAGGCCATCTTGCCTGCGGGCGTCGTAGTCGCCTGAACCGGCTGGTGCTTTGGTTAGGGCGTAGTGGTCAGTTGCAAGGAGTTCGCCGAAATCGCCGAGGAGGTTGCCAAGGCCGGCCCAGGAGTACTCCGGAGCAAGGGCACGCAACGCCCGCTGAGAAGCAAAGATGCTCGCGAGAATGGCTTGAGCGGCCACGATTCGATCGCGGGCAAAATTATCTGAGGTGGCTGGTCCCATGAGGCTGCTCAGGGTGGGGAGGCTGAATCCTAGCCGCACCTTGCAATACATTGCAGGATCGCGCGCACCGCCGCGGGCGGGCTTCCCTGGACATCCCCTGAGTGCCACAAATTTGCCACACGTGGTGTGGCAAGGACTGCACCTTAAAGCAAAACAGCGCACTACACCGCAAGGTGTAAAGCGCTGTTTTGGCTGGATAAATGGTGGAGCGGAGGAGGATCGAACTCCCGACCTTCGCATTGCGAACGCGACGCTCTCCCAGCTGAGCTACCGCCCCACGAAGGGCCAAAGTTTAGCGGGCCATCGGGCAGGGCGCCAGCCCTGGCTGCGAAATCGTCTGTCGGGGGCGCGCAGGGCGGTTGATCGAGGTCAAGCGGCGACGTTCGGGGGCGCGTGAGAGTGAGCGCCTGTCCCCGGAGAGCAATACCGATGCACACGCCCGCCACGCAGGGTCCGCCCGAAGCCGAAGCTGCCGATTCGCCCGATGCCGTCCGTCCCGTGGGCGGGGTCGCAGACGTCGGCCATTCGGCGACGGCAGCCGGGGAACCGTCCAACGATCCGCTCGAGCCTGTCCTGCGCGGACGGATGTCGCGCCGCCGTTACGAGCGGGAGAAGCGGCGCCTGCAGATCGAGCTGCTCAAGTTCCAGGCCTGGGTGAAAGAAACCGGCCAGCGCGTGGTGATCGTGTTCGAGGGCCGCGATGCTGCCGGCAAGGGCGGCACCATCAAACGTTTCATGGAGCACCTGAATCCGCGCGGCGCACGCGTGGTGGCGCTGGAGAAGCCCACCGAAACCGAGCGCGGTCAGTGGTATTTCCAGCGGTATGTCGAGCACCTGCCGGCCGCGGGCGAGATCGTGATGTTCGATCGCTCCTGGTACAACCGTGCCGGCGTGGAGCGGGTGATGGGCTTCTGCAGCACCGATGAATACCTGGAGTTCATGCACCAGTGCCCGAACTTCGAACGCATGCTGGTGCGCAGCGGCGTGCGTCTGTTCAAGTTCTGGTTTTCGGTCAGTCGCGAGGAACAGCGTGCACGGTTCGCGAAGCGCAAGAGGGATCCGCTGAAACAGTGGAAGCTGTCGCCGGTGGACCTGGCTTCGCTGGACAAGTGGGCCGAGTACACGCGGGCGAAGGAGGCGATGTTCATCGCCACCGACACGCCCGACGCGCCGTGGACGGTGATCCGTTCCGACGACAAGAAGCGTGCGCGGGTGAATGCCATGCGCGCCGTTCTTGGGACATTCCATTACACCGCCCAGGATCGCGCCGCGATCGGCACGCCCGATCCGTTGATCGTTGGCCCGGCATCGCGGGTCTATGAGGACGGCGAGCGCCTGTTGCGACCAGCCTGAGCTACGCCGTGGCTCAGTTGGGCTCGGCCAGCAACGGAGCGA
It includes:
- the ppk2 gene encoding polyphosphate kinase 2, which encodes MHTPATQGPPEAEAADSPDAVRPVGGVADVGHSATAAGEPSNDPLEPVLRGRMSRRRYEREKRRLQIELLKFQAWVKETGQRVVIVFEGRDAAGKGGTIKRFMEHLNPRGARVVALEKPTETERGQWYFQRYVEHLPAAGEIVMFDRSWYNRAGVERVMGFCSTDEYLEFMHQCPNFERMLVRSGVRLFKFWFSVSREEQRARFAKRKRDPLKQWKLSPVDLASLDKWAEYTRAKEAMFIATDTPDAPWTVIRSDDKKRARVNAMRAVLGTFHYTAQDRAAIGTPDPLIVGPASRVYEDGERLLRPA
- a CDS encoding DUF6998 domain-containing protein → MGPATSDNFARDRIVAAQAILASIFASQRALRALAPEYSWAGLGNLLGDFGELLATDHYALTKAPAGSGDYDARRQDGLSVQIKTNYASSQIGFRGEADFLLVLGVKHDGSWEEIYYGPYAPVKAAARFSARDNKHMVAVGRLRALAIANHAGNIEVGTT
- a CDS encoding helix-turn-helix domain-containing protein, which encodes MSIKLMTLSWDLDMQPTNKLVLLALCDWANDEGLCFPSVSSIARRACLSERQSQRVMQTLVAARWIDVVGNENGGRSSRRYRINVNALRRGDTGDRGDTGVRGDNLTPPTPTSPLGRHSRRPSGDINDAPGVSQLSPEPSFDPSNEPSTKPIGADGLVWPSPLMKKDAVVVRSLIECLSPELQQLVLDEMQGAFDQGNPPKDVRRWTKAVVGLARRGELAPKRALQVARRRHTRAQEAAEAMARQELSRKLARAKTPEELARRRARVDEAAAELNR
- a CDS encoding phospholipase D-like domain-containing protein — its product is MDLIARPMPLNLVAELPADASVKKLANFHIKHLPDCERVRAAIAYASRDNMQLLDSCMGQSKALEFFGRYDGSCPIDPMILDWFLKRNSPNFQYFAVPKWLHAKVIWYVGAGAYIGSANMTDRAWIKNFEAGLFLTHEELDHFGLLEELVAFFDGLRAVAKPLTDEMCKAQWALFKQREQLERQLSRVAEAFDTTDSFVNGAQDPIPAVVARTEATRYARFASEWEETLQHMRGLAAQVVANRPDWIDSNVPGGVQADQFLHAYYYQTVRGEQVKDSYKVFHDRNRKNPQAALQSALDDWRIGAFDFEWEDRTIREWAPTIRAAFAKDRIRGLTESQWVEAATRVHALRDHGVKMSNRLLGLPEVQQDEDTKHEAFARWLWIQRGAGGSSILDLLYFVIWGDGNLTQRLWDGIHSAAWRIPHIGVSILGEIVGWANPDMYPPRNQRSSKALRALGYDVNVSL